tgtccctcccttcgttgctcctgttgcatGATTTTCTGTAAGCGTGCTTAAAACTTATTTACACTTTCTGTCTACCTTGTACTGGTCCGGGACTCGTACTgccgggaggagtggtggggcctccaccgggaggagtggtgggacctccaccgggaggagtggtggggcctccaccgggaggagtggtgggacctccaccgggaggagtggtggggcctccaccgggaggagtggtggggcctccaccgggaggagtggtggggcctccaccgggaggagtggtggggcctccaccgggaggagtggtggggcctccaccgggaggagtggtggggcctccaccgggaggagtagtggggcctccaccgggaggagtggtgggatCTGAAACCGCatgaaatatatctgaaaaatcactcgctctgattggctggccggagtATATCAAGGTAGAGGCAAACACTTAGATTCAAACTGAAAAGACGTTTCAACAAGTTCTAATGATGTACagggcaaacatgtatcaaagtgtatcGAACTGTTGGGCTGTTGGGGAGGCTACAAAAATGGCATGTAGATAGCATTACTTACCTCTGGTTTACTATGGAAGTATGctaaaaattatgtatatttttttttcttttttttttctttttttttcaataaacctCGTAATTTAAGCCAAACTATACATAGCAGTTTTAAAATATCAGAAGCTGCTAGGATGAATTATTCAATGGTTAGGGTGAAAACTCCCTCGTTTAGACAAGTCAGGACCAGCACGACAACGAGGCCGCGTTCAGAACCTCCTAGACCTTCATTGCTTCATTGCGAATGTGGACATTAACTATTTTACCATATTGGCATCTTTATTTCTCATGCTGCATAGATTTTATAATTTCTCTAATGCATAGATAACTtatctgcaactgacaaacactaACAGACActttgataacaatattaaaggcCCATACAATTTCCTATCAATATCTTATGGTTGCCTGCAACTGCCAATGTTCACATACAAATGCTATTGTAACGACATCTCTTCCTGTTCGCCTGGCTGCGGAGGGCGAAATGGACGAAATGGATAACTTCTCCAGGTcgcggattcactaacgcacttacgatgatAAAATcgctggtaactatagttaccaaagtaaacagcggtggtattcaccaACAACTTGCcgttggagttaccatggtaaatctAATCAGTGGTAGGAGCACTGGTAACCtttgggaagacgatgtcatcacgtgttatctcgtcattAATCAAAATCTAAGCATAGTttagggtttgtttttacacttgatgtaactaatatgatggtaaACAGATATCGCAATGTGgatatagtgaagaaatgcaaatttcacatgaaactagcaagaataaaatccacacaaattctcgtaaaattataggcctacattatactggaatgcatggaaccgataaataagtgaagtcaaagaattcttctctgacataattattaaaaATGCTATAGAATAAAATTACCTTActgatatatacacagacaatacTAACGCTAAACGAGTACAGCAATATCTGTGTATCGGCATTTTGACGCATAAAAATCAGGATATTTCCACGCTTTAGGGAAACGCATTTAAAAGCGAAGACAAGGTGACAAAAATCCCTTTCATTGCCGTGTTTAGTTTCTTTTTACTAGTACATGCAGTTGGTTTACTTATAACGAGCGGTTTAAGGCAGCAGTAAGTAGAAGCAGCCGTTAGACTGGGAGCGCACTCTGGAGCACTCTGATTGGCCacaccttttcttcattttctaatCAGTTGACCTTGATACTCATATTTGCATTTGTTTAGTGTTTCAAAACTTATctaaaatatttcattattattatcattatcttaatgaacATTCTTTAACACCATTTTATTGAATTTTCCTAAAAGATGTAGGGAAACGGAATGCTCCAgaggcatattcgtgtattttcttgtccctcccttcgttgctcctgttgcatGATTTTCTGTAAGCGTGCTTAAAACTTATTTACACTTTCTGTCTACCTTGTACTGGTCCGGGACTCGTACTgccgggaggagtggtgggacctccaccgggaggagtggtggggcctccaccgggaggagtggtgccACTTCCACCGTAAAATTATAGGCTTACATTATATtggaatgcatggaaccgataaataagtgaagtcaaagaattcttctctgacatgaTTATTAAAAATGCTATAGAATAAAACTACCTTATTGATATATACACTGacaataccaacgctaaacgagtacAGCAATATCTGTGTgtatcggcattttgacaataaactcaaAAGtacatgggcaagaataagcttgaaatatttcctttggcaacaaatggcaataaaaaaaaaatgattagtcCGGTTACATGTTCAACaaggatgaaaaatatatataaaggctgtttggtctgtctctttggtttgagataaacaataatatattgatataacagtgtttgtattggttcctatctacaCAGTAAATgtatatccaacatgatggatataatcaaataaatatatactttttttctacatgtgcttaaatagtgttttaactgtgacgattatttaaacaatctcgctgtgtctagttctgtttacccgttatgtgattggccgaaggaacctaaaagattatgtttaccgctcgctgattggttgaattgctttactagagccctctgttagCTACCATTGGAATGCGTCGATTTACAATTGTAattcagcatatccaaattaccatttcttcatgaatcccggtttgccatcactggtaaacgcaatggtaaatgaccgcccCAGGACGCCAAACTTGGGGTTTCGAACACGGTGAATCACGATAACGATTGATAACATAACACTTCGACAACTGCGACCAGATATTACCCTTTCGAAGCCCTATCTAAGCACTCTAATTTTCTGACATCGAGAGAACATTAGCAACAAGAAGTTAGATGAAACAGGTGATTTAATGTTAGATTATTGGGAATGTCCATGACTTTACGCATAAAAAACAGGACATTTCCACGCTTTAGGGAAACGAATTTAAAAGCGAAGACAAGGTGACAAAAATCCCTTTCATTGCCGTGTTTAGTTTCTTTTTACTAGTTCATGCAGTTGGTTTACTTATAACGAGCGGTTTAAGGCAGCAGTAAGCAGAAGCGGCCGTTAGACTGGGAGCGCACTCTGGAGCACTCTGATTGGCCacaccttttcttcattttctaatCAGCTGACATTGATACTCATATTTGCATTTGTTTAGTGTTTCAAAACTTATctaaaatatttcattattattatcattatcttaatgaacATTCTTTAGCACCATTTTATTGAATTTTCCTAAAAGATGTAGGGAAACGGAATGCTCCAgaggcatattcgtgtattttcttgtccctcccttcgttgctcctgttgcatGATTTTCTGTAAGCGTGCTTAAAACTTATTTACACTTTCTGTCTACCTTGTACTGGTCCGGGACTCGTACTgccgggaggagtggtggggcctccaccgggaggagtggtgggacctccaccgggaggagtggtgggacctccaccgggaggagtggtgggacctccaccgggaggagtggtgggacctccaccgggaggagtggtggggcctccaccgggaggagtggtggggcctccaccgggaggagtggtgccgcctccaccgggaggagtggtgccgcctccaccgggaggagtaGTGGGacctccaccgggaggagtggtgccgcctccaccgggaggagtagtggggcctccaccgggaggagtggtgccgcctccaccgggaggagtggtgccGCCTCCACCCGGAGGAGTGGTGCcgcctccaccgggaggagtggtgccgcctccaccgggaggagtggtggggcctccaccgggaggagtggtgccgcctccaccgggaggagtggtgccgcctccaccgggaggagtggtgccACTTCCACCAGGAGGAGTGGTGCCACTTCCACCAGGAGGGGTGGTGCCACTTCCACCAGGAGGAGTGGTGCCACTTCCACCAGGAGGAGTGGTGCCACTTCCACCAGGAGGAGTTGTGCCACTTCCACCAGGAGGGGTGGTGCCACTTCCACCAGGAGGAGTGGTGCCACTTCCACCAGGAGGAGTGGTGCCACTTCCACCAGGAGGAGTGGTGCCACttccaccgggaggagtggtgccacttccaccgggaggagtggtgccacttccaccgggaggagtggtgccacttccaccgggaggagtggtgccACTTCCACCGGGAGGAGTAGTGGggcctccaccgggaggagtggtgccgcctccaccgggaggagtggtgccgcctccaccgggaggagtagtggggcctccaccgggaggagtggtgccgcctccaccgggaggagtggtgccgcctccaccgggaggagtggtgccgcctccaccgggaggagtggtgccgcctccaccgggaggagtggtgccgcctccaccgggaggagtggtgccgcctccaccgggaggagtggtgccgcctccaccgggaggagtggtgccgcctccaccgggaggagtggtgccgcctccaccgggaggagtggtgccgcctccaccgggaggagtggtgccgcctccaccgggaggagtggtgccgcctccaccgggaggagtggtgccacttccaccg
This genomic stretch from Penaeus vannamei isolate JL-2024 chromosome 28, ASM4276789v1, whole genome shotgun sequence harbors:
- the LOC138867119 gene encoding nascent polypeptide-associated complex subunit alpha, muscle-specific form-like gives rise to the protein MAQCTCCIPCKTKKSCTRRGGECKKECKNGEVDKGKCGGKDCKCCLKESDNKCTESDGKPKCAKKGGTITPVEDCNTDQRSKWSLDKACTCCLPCKDTKGCSKKGGVCATKCDNGEIPKGKCKGGDCKCCAKDDGCSPSYAKKKCNSKGGTITDKKDCSFISKDKWSWNPSCTCCLPCAETKGCTNKGGFCAATCANGEVSNAKCKGKSCKCCATEAEQTTPPSGTTPPGGGGTTPPGGGPTTPPGGSGTTPPGGSGTTPPGGSGTTPPGGSGTTPPGGSGTTPPGGSGTTPPGGSGTTPPGGSGTTPPGGSGTTPPGGSGTTPPGGSGTTPPGGSGTTPPGGSGTTPPGGSGTTPPGGGGTTPPGGGGTTPPGGGPTTPPGGGGTTPPGGGGTTPPGGGGTTPPGGGGTTPPGGGPTTPPGGGGTTPPGGGPTTPPGGGGTTPPGGGGTTPPVAPLLPVEAPPLLPVEVPPLLPAVRVPDQYKKMKKRCGQSECSRVRSQSNGCFYLLLP